One genomic window of Ziziphus jujuba cultivar Dongzao chromosome 4, ASM3175591v1 includes the following:
- the LOC107415025 gene encoding uncharacterized protein LOC107415025 has protein sequence MASSPVICGISVCLLLVTLFSQTNLSLSTTTSPLHIEESVTDIHELLPKYGFPKGILPNNIKSYTLSEDGYFEIYLLSPCYVQFDQLVYYDKKITGKLTYGSVSNVSGIQTKKLFLWLSVTGIKADKDSGMIEFYVGSLSERLPANQFEQVPTCKAKACHGSESHPDSMMRKYLVSSM, from the exons ATGGCATCATCACCAGTTATTTGTGGGATCTCTGTATGTCTTCTACTTGTGACCCTTTTCTCACAAACCAATCTTTCATTATCAACCACTACTAGTCCACTCCATATCGAAGAATCAGTGACAGACATCCATGAACTCCTCCCAAAGTATGGTTTCCCAAAGGGTATCCTCCCAAACAACATCAAGTCCTACACTCTCTCTGAAGATGGATACTTTGAGATCTATCTCCTCAGCCCCTGTTACGTCCAGTTCGACCAGTTGGTTTACTATGACAAGAAGATTACTGGCAAATTGACTTATGGGTCGGTCTCTAACGTGTCTGGGATCCAAACCAAGAAATTGTTCTTGTGGCTCTCTGTCACTGGGATTAAGGCTGATAAGGATTCGGGTATGATCGAGTTCTATGTTGGGTCTTTGTCCGAGAGGCTTCCTGCTAATCAGTTTGAACAAGTACCCACCTGTAAGGCCAAGGCTTGCCATGGGTCTGAGTCTCACCCAGATTCAAT GATGAGAAAGTACTTAGTTTCATCAATGTGA
- the LOC107415066 gene encoding phytoene synthase 2, chloroplastic, translated as MCSTFSVAAKPCIREGSGKLVCQKYYSNKITSTRAEVSIAPKQSSRLVFPELSKQGVPLTYFNIQETVKRQSLIHNPLMREDVCRKPRFHPSFLEQAYERCRKICAEYAKTFYLGTLLMTEERQKAIWAIYVWCRRTDELVDGPNAVHMSYEVLERWEERLHDIFDGRPYDMLDAALTDTVFNFPLDIKPFRDMIEGMRMDIKKSRYENFKELYLYCYYVAGTVGLMSVPVMGISPQSLIPTQSVYDAALYLGIGNQLTNILRDVGEDAIRGRVYLPQDELQQFGLCDKDVFSRKVSDRWREFMREQITRARFYFDLAEEGASQLDKDSRWPVWSAMMLYRKILDAIEDNDYDNLTKRAYVPRSKKLLTLPSAYSRSLSPASASTARF; from the exons ATGTGTTCAACATTTTCTGTAGCAGCAAAGCCATGCATCAGAGAAGGAAGTGGTAAATTGGTGTGTCAAAAGTACTACTCTAATAAGATTACAAGCACAAGAGCTGAAGTGAGCATAGCTCCCAAGCAAAGCAGCCGTCTTGTGTTTCCAGAATTATCGAAACAGGGCGTACCGCTTACTTATTTTAACATACAAGAAACTGTGAAAAGGCAGTCTCTAATCCATAACCCTTTGATGAGGGAAGATGTTTGTAGAAAGCCACGGTTTCATCCTAGCTTTCTTGAACAAGCATATGAAAGGTGCAGGAAAATTTGTGCAGAATATGCCAAGACCTTTTATCTAG GTACGTTATTGATGACGGAAGAAAGACAAAAAGCAATATGGGCAATTTATG TTTGGTGTAGAAGGACAGACGAACTGGTTGATGGGCCAAATGCGGTCCACATGAGCTACGAAGTTCTTGAGAGATGGGAAGAGAGGCTTCATGACATATTTGATGGACGTCCCTATGACATGCTTGATGCTGCACTCACAGATACTGTTTTCAACTTCCCTCTAGATATTAAG CCTTTCAGGGACATGATAGAGGGGATGAGAATGGACATTAAAAAAAGTCGGTATGAGAATTTTAAAGAGCTTTATCTTTACTGCTATTACGTGGCAGGAACCGTAGGCCTAATGAGTGTTCCCGTAATGGGGATTTCACCACAATCTCTCATTCCCACCCAAAGTGTTTATGATGCTGCACTCTACTTGGGAATTGGAAACCAACTCACTAACATTCTTAGAGATGTGGGAGAGGA TGCCATAAGAGGCAGAGTTTATCTTCCCCAAGATGAGCTCCAACAGTTTGGGCTCTGCGACAAGGATGTTTTCTCAAGAAAAGTCAGTGATAGATGGAGAGAATTCATGAGAGAGCAGATAACAAGAGCAAGATTCTATTTCGACCTTGCAGAAGAAGGAGCTTCCCAGCTTGACAAAGACAGCCGTTGGCCG GTATGGTCGGCGATGATGTTATATCGTAAAATATTGGATGCGATTGAGGATAACGACTATGACAACTTGACAAAGCGAGCATACGTTCCAAGAAGTAAGAAACTTCTCACGCTGCCTTCAGCTTACTCCAGATCTCTATCACCCGCATCTGCTTCTACTGCGCGCTTTTAA
- the LOC107415067 gene encoding serine/threonine-protein phosphatase PP2A catalytic subunit, which produces MDSVPSNSHGNLDEQIAQLMQCKPLSEQEVRVLCEKAKEIFMEESNVQPVKSPVTICGDIHGQFHDLAELFRIGGKCPDTNYLFMGDYVDRGYYSVETVTLLVALKVRYPQRITILRGNHESRQITQVYGFYDECLRKYGNANVWKIFTDLFDYFPLTALVESEIFCLHGGLSPSIETLDNIRNFDRVQEVPHEGPMCDLLWSDPDDRCGWGISPRGAGYTFGQDISEQFNHTNNLKLIARAHQLVMEGYNWGHEQKVVTIFSAPNYCYRCGNMASILEVDDCKGHTFIQFEPAPRRGEPDVTRRTPDYFL; this is translated from the exons ATGGATTCGGTCCCTTCCAATTCACATGGGAACCTTGACGAGCAGATTGCTCAGCTCATGCAGTGCAAGCCCTTGTCTGAACAAGAG GTAAGGGTTCTGTGTGAAAAGGCCAAGGAGATATTTATGGAGGAGAGCAATGTGCAA CCTGTGAAAAGTCCTGTTACAATCTGTGGTGATATTCATGGGCAATTCCATGATCTTGCAGAGCTTTTTCGCATTGGAGGAAAG TGTCCAGATACAAATTATTTGTTCATGGGAGATTATGTTGATCGTGGCTATTATTCAGTTGAAACTGTAACT CTCCTGGTGGCCTTGAAAGTGCGTTACCCACAACGAATTACTATTCTTAGAGGAAATCATGAAAGCCGTCAG ATTACTCAAGTTTATGGGTTCTATGATGAGTGCCTTCGAAA GTATGGTAATGCCAATGTATGGAAGATTTTTACAGATTTGTTTGACTATTTTCCACTGACTGCATTG GTTGAATCTGAGATATTTTGCCTGCATGGTGGACTGTCACCATCCATTGAAACACTTGATAACATACGTAATTTTGATCGTGTACAAGAGGTTCCTCATGAGGGTCCTATGTGTGACCTTTTATGGTCCGACCCAGATGATCGCTGTGGTTGGGGTATCTCTCCTAGGGGTGCTGGATATACATTTGGCCAG GACATATCTGAGCAGTTTAACCATACCAACAACTTGAAGCTGATTGCAAGAGCCCACCAGCTGGTTATGGAAGGATATAATTGGGGTCAT GAACAAAAAGTGGTCACCATATTTAGTGCACCCAATTATTGCTATCGATGTGGAAACATGGCATCTATCCTGGAAGTTGACGACTGCAAAGGCCATACATTCATTCAG TTTGAGCCAGCTCCAAGGAGGGGAGAGCCAGATGTTACCCGGAGAACACCTGATTACTTCTTATGA
- the LOC107415023 gene encoding uncharacterized protein LOC107415023, with protein MAPNPKPHLGFALFLLLFVSIVTTPCLTLSDTPTVYEILSQFGLPSGLLPDSVTSYTLSDDGRFIVHLEKPCYVEFEYLVYYEKTITGKLSYGSITDLKGIQVKRLLFWFDVDEIKVDLPPSNSIYFQVGIINKKLDVEQFKTVHSCRDGLSGASCLGTLKRVLELPSPMEEIQMLITE; from the exons ATGGCTCCTAATCCCAAACCCCATCTGGGTTTTGCCCTATTCCTCCTCCTATTCGTCTCCATCGTCACAACTCCTTGTCTAACGCTCTCTGACACCCCCACGGTCTACGAAATCCTCTCCCAGTTTGGTCTCCCAAGTGGGCTCTTGCCAGACTCTGTTACGAGCTATACTCTGTCCGACGATGGCCGATTCATCGTTCATTTGGAGAAGCCCTGCTACGTTGAGTTCGAGTACTTGGTCTACTACGAAAAGACCATCACCGGCAAGCTAAGCTACGGGTCGATCACCGACTTGAAAGGAATCCAGGTGAAAAGGCTGTTGTTTTGGTTCGATGTGGACGAGATCAAGGTCGATTTGCCGCCCTCCAATAGCATTTACTTCCAGGTAGGGATCATCAACAAGAAGCTCGATGTGGAACAGTTCAAGACCGTCCACTCTTGCCGTGATGGGCTCTCTGGTGCTTCCTGTCTCGGGACCTTGAAAAGGGTTCTTGAG CTCCCATCTCCTATGGAAGAGATTCAGATGCTAATCACTGAGTAG
- the LOC107415072 gene encoding DEAD-box ATP-dependent RNA helicase 37 codes for MRASWADLAANSAAENVASGTSANNGSAGSASAPTRAAYVPPHLRNRPSSSDPPAPPYGGTSGNDRAGYGGSRWGGPRNDSNRSGYGGGGRTGGWGSRTGGWDRGKEREVNPFGDDDDAERTFNEPENTGINFDAYEDIPVETSGDNVPPPVNTFAEIDLGEALNQNIRRCKYVKPTPVQRHAIPISLAGRDLMACAQTGSGKTAAFCFPIISGIMKGQGAQRPPRGARTVYPFALILSPTRELSIQIHEEARKFSYQTGVRVVVAYGGAPINQQLRDLERGVDILVATPGRLVDLLERARVSLQMIRYLALDEADRMLDMGFEPQIRKIVEQMDMPPQGVRQTMLFSATFPKEIQRLASDFLSNYVFLAVGRVGSSTDLIVQRVEFVLESDKRSHLMDLLHAQRANGVQGKQALTLVFVETKKGADALEHWLCINGFPATTIHGDRTQLEREQALRSFKSGNTPILVATDVAARGLDIPHVAHVVNFDLPNDIDDYVHRIGRTGRAGKSGLATAFFNDNNSSLAKALAELMQESNQEVPAWLSRYAARSYYGGRKGRSGGGRFGGRDFRRDSSFNRGGSDYYSGGNSAGGGYGGYSGGYSGGYGPGVTSAWD; via the exons ATGCGAGCTTCTTGGGCTGATTTGGCTGCAAATTCTGCAGCTGAGAATGTAGCTTCTGGTACTTCCGCTAACAATGGGAGTGCTGGCTCAGCTTCAGCTCCTACCCGAGCTGCCTATGTTCCTCCACATCTCCGGAACCGACCTTCTTCTTCTGACCCCCCTGCTCCACCTTATGGTGGGACTTCTGGCAATGATCGAGCTGGGTATGGTGGATCTCGCTGGGGCGGTCCCAGAAATGATTCTAATAGATCTGGGTATGGTGGTGGCGGCCGCACTGGTGGATGGGGTAGCAGAACTGGTGGGTGGGACCGTGGAAAGGAGCGGGAAGTCAACCCATTTGGAGACGATGATGATGCAGAACGTACCTTTAATGAGCCAGAAAACACTGGAATTAACTTTGATGCCTATGAAGATATTCCAGTGGAGACAAGTGGTGATAATGTGCCACCACCTGTGAACACATTTGCTGAGATTGACTTGGGTGAAGCACTTAATCAAAATATTCGAAGGTGCAAGTATGTGAAACCAACACCTGTGCAGCGGCATGCCATTCCAATATCCCTTGCAGGGCGAGACTTGATGGCATGTGCCCAAACTGGTTCTGGCAAGACAGCTGCTTTCTGTTTTCCTATTATCAGTGGAATTATGAAGGGTCAAGGTGCTCAGAGACCGCCTCGAGGAGCACGCACAGTGTATCCATTTGCTCTTATTCTCTCTCCAACTAGGGAGCTCTCAATCCAA aTACATGAGGAAGCTAGGAAATTTTCATATCAAACGGGTGTTAGGGTGGTTGTTGCATACGGAGGAGCGCCAATTAACCAACag CTGCGGGACCTGGAGAGAGGTGTTGATATCCTTGTGGCTACTCCTGGAAGATTGGTAGATTTGCTAGAGAGGGCTAGAGTTTCATTACAGATGATTAGGTATTTAGCCTTAGATGAGGCTGATCGAATGCTGGATATGGGTTTTGAGCCTCAAATAAGGAAAATTGTGGAACAAATGGACATGCCTCCACAAGGTGTACGACAGACTATGTTGTTCAGTGCCACTTTTCCTAAAGAAATACAG AGATTGGcctctgattttctttcaaattatgTGTTTCTGGCTGTTGGGAGAGTGGGTTCCAGTACTGACTTAATTGTCCAAAGAGTTGAATTTGTTCTTGAGTCTGACAAAAGAAGTCATCTTATGGACCTTCTTCATGCACAGAGGGCTAATGGTGTACAGGGCAAG caAGCTCTAACACTAGTCTTTGTGGAGACAAAGAAGGGTGCGGATGCACTAGAGCACTGGTTGTGTATTAATGGTTTTCCTGCAACTACTATTCATGGTGACAGAACACAACTG GAAAGAGAGCAAGCATTGAGGTCTTTTAAAAGTGGAAACACCCCAATTTTGGTTGCAACTGATGTGGCTGCACGTGGGCTTGACATTCCCCATGTTGCACATGTGGTCAACTTTGATCTTCCAAATGACATTGATGATTATGTCCATCGTATCGGAAGGACAGGGAGAGCTGGGAAAAGTGGTTTGGCTACTGCTTTCTTTAATGACAACAACTCATCACTTGCTAAGGCTTTAGCTGAACTGATGCAAGAATCAAATCAAGAAGTACCTGCTTGGCTATCTCGGTATGCAGCACGATCTTATTATGGAGGAAGGAAGGGTCGTTCTGGGGGAGGCCGGTTTGGAGGCCGTGACTTCCGAAGGGATTCCTCTTTCAATAGGGGCGGTTCTGACTACTACAGTGGAGGCAATAGCGCTGGCGGAGGATATGGGGGGTATTCTGGTGGATATAGTGGAGGATATGGTCCTGGAGTGACCAGTGCATGGGACTAA
- the LOC107415084 gene encoding F-box/kelch-repeat protein At1g55270: MDQAAQQSSNAQRGFRVQAPLVDSVSCYCKVDAGLKTVAGARKFVPGSKLCIQPDINPNAHKGKNSRRERTRVQPPLLPGLPDDLAIACLIRVPRVEHRKLRLVCKRWYRLLAGNFFYSLRKSLGMAEEWVYVIKRDRDGRISWHAFDPTYQLWQPLPPVPGEYSEALGFGCAVLSGCHLYLFGGKDPLKGSMRRVIFYSARTNKWHRAPDMLRKRHFFGSCVINNCLYVAGGECEGIQRTLRSAEVYDPNRNRWSFISDMSTAMVPFIGVVHNGMWFLKGLGSHREVMSEAYSPETNTWTPISDGMVAGWRNPSISMNGQLYALDCRDGCKLRVYDRSSDSWNKFIDSKLHLGSSRALEAAALVPLNGKLCIIRNNMSISIVDVSSSDKHVESNPNLWENIAGKGHFRTLVTNLWSSIAGRSGLRSHIVHCQVLQA, from the exons ATGGACCAAGCTGCTCAACAGTCTTCCAATGCTCAAAGGGGTTTCCGCGTTCAAGCTCCATTG GTTGATTCTGTATCATGCTATTGCAAAGTAGATGCAGGCTTAAAAACAGTTGCAGGGGCAAGAAAATTTGTCCCAGGATCAAAACTTTGCATCCAGCCTGATATCAATCCTAATGCACACAAGGGAAAAAACTCACGCAGGGAGAGAACCCGAGTCCAGCCACCCCTCCTGCCGGGCCTACCTGATGATCTTGCAATTGCTTGTCTAATCAGAGTTCCTCGTGTTGAGCATAGAAAGCTTCGTCTAGTTTGCAAGAGATGGTACCGCCTTCTGGCTGGAAACTTCTTTTATTCTCTTAGGAAAAGTCTTGGAATGGCAGAAGAGTGGGTCTATGTAATCAAAAGAGACCGCGATGGAAGGATCTCATGGCATGCCTTTGATCCCACATACCAGCTCTGGCAGCCACTTCCACCTGTTCCTGGAGAGTATTCTGAGGCTCTTGGTTTTGGCTGTGCTGTCCTTAGTGGTTGCCACCTATACTTATTTGGTGGAAAAGATCCCCTGAAAGGATCAATGAGACGGGTTATTTTCTATAGTGCCAGGACAAATAAATGGCATAGGGCACCAGACATGCTTCGGAAACGTCACTTTTTTGGTTCTTGTGTCATCAATAATTGCCTATATGTGGCAGGTGGGGAGTGTGAAGGCATCCAAAGGACTCTTCGTTCTGCTGAAGTCTATGACCCTAACAGAAACAGGTGGAGCTTTATTTCAGATATGAGCACAGCTATGGTGCCCTTTATTGGGGTTGTTCACAATGGAATGTGGTTCCTAAAAGGACTTGGGTCCCACCGTGAGGTGATGAGTGAAGCCTACTCTCCTGAAACTAACACCTGGACCCCAATTAGTGATGGGATGGTTGCTGGTTGGCGAAATCCTAGCATCTCTATGAATGGACAACTATATGCCTTGGATTGCAGGGATGGGTGCAAGCTTCGAGTTTATGATAGATCCTCAGACTCATGGAACAAATTTATCGACAGCAAGCTCCATCTAGGCAGCTCTCGTGCATTAGAGGCTGCTGCTCTTGTTCCTCTTAATGGGAAGCTTTGCATTATCCGTAATAACATGAGTATCAGTATAGTTGATGTTTCAAGTTCCGACAAGCATGTTGAGAGCAACCCTAACCTGTGGGAGAATATTGCTGGGAAGGGTCATTTTAGAACTTTAGTTACTAATTTATGGTCAAGTATAGCAGGCCGAAGTGGTTTGAGAAGTCACATTGTGCACTGCCAAGTGCTTCAAGCATGA
- the LOC132799220 gene encoding pentatricopeptide repeat-containing protein At5g66520-like, translating to MKSSRKILNLLDQCLTLMHIKQIQAHLTVSGTLSDSYAAAKIIAFCAAPDRNNLCHAHRLFCCLPYRTNYIWNIMIRSFTERNEPIRAFSVYNKMRENSFLPNNYTFSFLLNACADLSDFPLGLVIHGQAIRLGWELYDFVLNGLIHFYVTYFCMGSAHKLFNMSVNRDVITWTSLINGYVKSGQLLIAKELFDQMPEKNAVSWSTMVNGYAQVGMFKEALELFSDMQTSGIAPNHASIVGALTACAFLGALDQGRWIHAYADRNNMQLDRVLGTALVDMYAKCGCIETARCVFDVMLDRDVFAFTALISGLANHGQSASAIELFIRMQSEGVLPNEVTFIGVLSACGRMGLVDEGLRIFESMSTVYGIEPGLQHYGCLVDLLGRVGMLEEAKKVVSQMPMEPDSYVLGALLNACRDHGDVKFGQEMADRLAEQGLDHSGVHVLLSNIYASADRWDYVTIVRRGMEKKMVTKKPGCSVIEIDGAVCEFVAGDRSHECMEEIVFSLLSIDKHLKSSWLSDDGDDKIIE from the coding sequence ATGAAATCCAGTCGTAAAATTCTCAACCTCTTGGACCAGTGTCTCACGTTGATGCATATCAAGCAAATTCAAGCCCATCTTACAGTTTCAGGCACCCTTTCTGATTCTTATGCTGCAGCAAAGATCATTGCCTTTTGTGCAGCTCCTGACCGTAATAATTTATGTCATGCTCACCGACTCTTTTGTTGTCTGCCTTATCGGACCAACTACATCTGGAACATAATGATAAGGTCCTTTACTGAGAGAAATGAGCCCATCAGAGCTTTTTCTGTATACAACAAAATGCGTGAGAATAGTTTCTTACCTAACAACTACACCTTCTCTTTCCTCCTCAATGCCTGTGCCGATCTTTCGGACTTTCCATTGGGTTTGGTGATCCATGGCCAAGCCATCAGGTTGGGTTGGGAGTTGTATGACTTTGTTCTGAATGGATTGATCCACTTTTATGTTACTTATTTCTGCATGGGCTCAGCTCATAAGCTGTTTAATATGAGTGTAAACAGAGATGTTATCACATGGACCTCTTTAATTAATGGCTATGTCAAGTCGGGTCAGCTTTTGATTGCAAAGGAATTGTTTGATCAAATGCCAGAAAAGAATGCGGTTTCTTGGAGTACTATGGTTAATGGGTATGCACAAGTTGGGATGTTCAAAGAGGCTCTAGAACTTTTTAGTGACATGCAAACTTCTGGGATTGCGCCTAATCATGCTAGCATTGTTGGTGCACTAACTGCTTGTGCTTTTCTTGGTGCATTGGATCAAGGAAGGTGGATACATGCATATGCGGATAGAAATAACATGCAGTTAGATAGAGTATTGGGTACTGCTCTTGTTGACATGTATGCAAAGTGTGGCTGTATTGAAACTGCTCGTTGTGTATTTGATGTGATGTTGGATAGGGATGTTTTTGCTTTTACGGCTTTGATTTCAGGTCTAGCTAATCATGGTCAGAGTGCAAGTGCAATTGAGTTGTTTATCAGGATGCAAAGTGAAGGAGTTCTACCAAATGAAGTTACATTCATAGGTGTCTTGAGTGCTTGTGGTCGAATGGGGCTTGTGGATGAAGGATTGAGAATCTTTGAGAGCATGAGTACGGTTTATGGGATTGAGCCAGGGTTGCAGCACTACGGGTGTTTGGTGGATCTCCTGGGGAGAGTTGGAATGCTAGAAGAGGCAAAGAAGGTGGTAAGTCAGATGCCCATGGAACCTGACTCATACGTATTGGGCGCATTGCTCAATGCGTGTAGAGATCATGGAGatgtaaaatttggccaagaaATGGCTGATCGCTTGGCTGAGCAAGGACTAGACCACAGTGGGGTTCATGTTCTTCTTTCAAACATATATGCCTCTGCTGATCGATGGGATTATGTCACAATTGTAAGAAGGGGAATGGAAAAGAAGATGGTGACAAAGAAGCCAGGATGTAGTGTAATTGAAATTGATGGTGCGGTCTGTGAATTTGTTGCTGGAGACAGGTCACATGAGTGCATGGAGGAAATTGTTTTTTCATTGCTTTCCATCGACAAGCACTTGAAATCTTCTTGGCTtagtgatgatggtgatgacaAGATAATCGAATAA